The Campylobacter sp. CN_NE2 genome contains a region encoding:
- a CDS encoding arginyltransferase: protein MKIIPFSTLDSPCPYLSDRASRTEYHYIINCDFAHNSNLVKHGFRRFGRYFQKPVCFSCDECKSVRIDTFNFKFSKSYRRIYRKNEKTKILYSRPILDDEHIELFNKYHDFMTAKKGWREHNIDPQRYYEIYVEGFGEFGKELSYYDENGRLICVDLIDVVDDGLSAIYCYWDPDFANLSLGKFSLLKQIEFAKNAGLRWIYLGFLVKDCPSLNYKDEYKPYQTLLDYCEVEIPAKWEFLE, encoded by the coding sequence ATGAAAATCATACCTTTTTCGACACTTGATAGCCCCTGTCCGTATCTTTCGGACAGGGCTAGTAGAACCGAATATCACTACATTATAAATTGCGATTTTGCACACAATTCAAATTTAGTTAAACACGGATTTAGGCGATTTGGCAGATATTTTCAAAAGCCTGTTTGTTTTAGCTGTGATGAGTGTAAAAGTGTTCGAATAGATACATTTAACTTTAAATTTAGCAAGTCTTATCGGCGAATTTATCGCAAAAACGAAAAAACAAAAATTTTATATTCTCGTCCGATTTTAGATGACGAACATATCGAGCTTTTTAACAAATATCATGATTTTATGACGGCAAAAAAAGGTTGGCGAGAACATAATATAGATCCGCAAAGGTATTATGAAATTTATGTTGAAGGTTTTGGCGAATTTGGCAAAGAGCTTTCATATTATGATGAAAACGGGCGGCTTATTTGCGTTGATTTGATCGATGTTGTCGATGACGGGTTGAGCGCTATTTATTGTTACTGGGACCCTGATTTTGCAAATTTAAGTCTAGGCAAATTTTCTCTTTTAAAGCAGATAGAATTTGCAAAAAATGCCGGTTTGCGCTGGATTTATCTAGGTTTTTTGGTAAAAGATTGCCCGAGCCTAAACTACAAAGACGAATATAAGCCATATCAAACACTTTTGGATTACTGCGAAGTAGAAATTCCTGCAAAATGGGAGTTTTTAGAATAA
- a CDS encoding acetyl-CoA carboxylase subunit A codes for MIHKILIANRGEIAVRIIRACRDLHLKSVAIYTKPDADCLHTKIASEAYEVGDEPLKGYLDAQKIIEVAKACGADAIHPGYGFLSENYEFAKAVEEANLIFIGPKPDVIRKMGNKNIARYLMRKNGIPVVPGTEKLNNETMDTIKDYAQKIGYPVILKASGGGGGRGIREVWKEEDLESAYESCKREALTFFNNDEVFMEKLVVNPRHIEFQIMGDNYGNIIHLCERDCSIQRRHQKIIEIAPCPSISENLRKIMGVVAISAAKAVDYTNVGTVEFLLDDYNNFYFMEMNTRIQVEHGITEEITGVDLVVRQIRIASGEILELEQSDIKPRGFAIEARITAENVWKGFVPAPGTITGYYPALGPSVRVDSHIYKDYKIPPFFDSLVAKLMIKATDYDLVVNKLERALKEFKIEGVRTIIPFLLAISQSREFRRGFYDTSFVETHMQSILDNTDDPMEPKRNNEVIAATAAALKDLEMQGE; via the coding sequence ATGATACACAAAATTCTTATCGCAAATCGCGGTGAAATCGCCGTTAGGATTATCAGGGCGTGTAGGGACTTACACTTAAAAAGTGTGGCAATTTATACAAAGCCTGATGCGGATTGTTTGCATACAAAAATTGCTAGTGAAGCTTACGAAGTAGGCGATGAGCCGTTAAAAGGCTATTTGGACGCTCAAAAAATCATCGAAGTAGCAAAAGCGTGTGGCGCGGACGCTATCCACCCGGGATATGGTTTTTTGAGCGAAAACTACGAATTTGCAAAAGCCGTTGAAGAGGCAAATTTGATTTTCATCGGTCCAAAACCGGATGTCATCCGCAAAATGGGAAATAAAAATATCGCTCGTTATCTAATGCGTAAAAACGGAATTCCTGTTGTTCCGGGGACTGAGAAATTAAACAACGAAACAATGGATACTATTAAAGATTATGCACAAAAAATCGGTTATCCTGTTATTTTAAAGGCTAGTGGCGGCGGCGGCGGTAGAGGAATCCGCGAAGTTTGGAAGGAAGAAGATTTAGAAAGTGCCTATGAATCTTGCAAAAGAGAAGCTCTAACTTTTTTTAATAACGACGAAGTTTTTATGGAAAAACTAGTCGTCAATCCGCGCCATATCGAATTTCAAATCATGGGCGATAATTACGGAAATATTATCCACCTTTGCGAAAGAGATTGTTCTATCCAAAGAAGACACCAAAAAATCATCGAAATAGCTCCTTGCCCGTCAATCAGCGAAAATTTACGAAAAATTATGGGTGTAGTTGCGATTTCTGCGGCAAAAGCTGTGGATTATACAAATGTCGGAACGGTTGAGTTTTTGCTTGATGATTACAATAACTTTTATTTTATGGAGATGAATACAAGAATTCAAGTCGAGCACGGCATCACAGAAGAAATCACAGGTGTGGATTTGGTTGTTCGCCAAATTCGCATTGCAAGCGGAGAAATCTTAGAACTTGAACAAAGCGACATTAAACCACGCGGTTTTGCTATCGAAGCGAGAATTACCGCTGAAAATGTTTGGAAAGGTTTTGTTCCGGCACCCGGCACTATAACAGGATATTATCCTGCTTTGGGCCCTTCTGTGCGTGTTGATAGCCATATTTACAAAGATTACAAAATTCCGCCGTTTTTTGATTCGCTTGTAGCAAAACTTATGATAAAAGCGACTGATTATGATTTGGTTGTAAATAAACTTGAAAGGGCGTTAAAAGAGTTTAAAATCGAAGGCGTTAGAACGATTATTCCGTTTTTACTTGCTATTAGCCAAAGCAGGGAATTTAGACGCGGATTTTATGATACAAGCTTTGTTGAGACACACATGCAAAGTATTTTAGATAACACAGACGACCCTATGGAGCCAAAACGCAACAACGAAGTTATCGCGGCTACTGCGGCTGCTTTAAAAGATTTGGAAATGCAAGGCGAATAA
- the yaaA gene encoding peroxide stress protein YaaA, producing MKILFSPSELKTGVASEKFIKKENFIFPNLYEKRLQIVTLYNDFILNADEKALCKLFGTKKEKDLLYYRKDIFKSGCTKAILRYAGTAYKALQYRNLDTNSQKFIDESVLIFSNLFGVVSARDEIPDYKLKQGESFLNLEIPEFYLENFSTQIDKFVENDDILDLRAGFYEKFYIPKKEYLAMKFIKNGKVLSHFAKQLRGEVLKEIAIHKLDTNKKILAHNFTNLQLKDIKKIKNQILITYDIL from the coding sequence ATGAAAATCCTATTTTCTCCAAGCGAATTAAAAACCGGGGTTGCAAGTGAAAAATTTATAAAAAAAGAAAATTTTATTTTTCCAAATTTATATGAAAAAAGGTTACAAATCGTAACACTTTATAATGATTTCATTTTAAATGCCGACGAAAAGGCACTTTGCAAACTCTTTGGCACAAAAAAAGAGAAAGATTTGCTATATTATAGGAAAGATATTTTTAAAAGCGGTTGCACAAAAGCCATTTTACGATACGCAGGAACGGCATATAAAGCACTACAATACAGAAATTTAGACACAAATTCGCAAAAATTTATAGATGAAAGCGTTTTGATTTTTTCAAATCTATTTGGCGTAGTATCGGCAAGAGATGAGATACCGGATTATAAACTTAAACAGGGCGAGAGCTTTTTAAATTTGGAAATTCCTGAATTTTACCTTGAAAATTTTAGCACTCAAATCGATAAATTTGTAGAAAATGATGATATTTTAGACCTGCGTGCGGGATTTTACGAAAAATTTTACATACCAAAAAAAGAGTATTTGGCAATGAAATTTATAAAAAACGGAAAAGTTCTAAGCCATTTTGCAAAACAACTGCGTGGCGAAGTGCTAAAAGAGATCGCAATCCATAAACTTGACACAAATAAAAAGATTTTAGCGCATAATTTTACAAATTTGCAACTAAAAGATATAAAAAAGATAAAAAATCAAATTCTTATAACATACGATATACTTTAA
- a CDS encoding HU family DNA-binding protein encodes MKKADFIQLVAEKAGLSKKDSLKAVDSALAVVSELLVKGDSISFIGFGSFNVAERAAREGKVPGTNKTYKSPATKVVKFKVGKQLKEAVAKAKKKK; translated from the coding sequence ATGAAAAAAGCTGATTTTATTCAACTAGTTGCTGAAAAAGCGGGTCTTTCTAAAAAAGATTCTCTTAAAGCTGTGGATTCTGCATTAGCAGTAGTATCTGAATTGCTTGTAAAAGGTGATTCAATTAGCTTTATTGGTTTTGGTTCTTTCAATGTTGCTGAAAGAGCTGCAAGAGAAGGTAAAGTTCCTGGAACTAACAAAACTTACAAATCACCAGCTACAAAAGTTGTTAAATTTAAAGTTGGAAAACAACTAAAAGAAGCTGTTGCAAAAGCTAAAAAGAAAAAATAA
- a CDS encoding TolC family protein — translation MKKFIFFGILAIFFVGCSVKGDLKYEPIDNYYDENESYIIDTQWYKKYNQPYLNELVDLALQNNYDLKTAALNIATAYANLGLSEADLFPTINGSLGASASRNVAHSDDFSKSYRGGLSASYELDIYGKIRASVNSSQWSAISSEYTYDDLRLSIINSVVGGYFQMLYLNDALKFTQQNLKNYAELKDIVKAKYDYGRGEFIDVEQMQMNILSLENRVLNLKRQIENNRLLLRNLVIPDSAEANLDRSDSKVLVPNSQTALNSTKSPYSVAGDRYLQILEFEKNLNSINSVKFLGVDLEVPFLALSNRPDVRTALANLNSGFYNYKVSKLNFFPSITLGAGLSGSGAEVNDAFDLKLFNGTLSVSLPFLDYPRLKQRLKISELAFEKSRTAYEKTLSNAANEVRNLYELYGLELKTLENAEKTYKSQAQIAEIYRTKYDAGAIEFRDFINAQTSRVNSMIDMLSQRYNVLNTEIAIYKAMAGKFSAK, via the coding sequence ATGAAAAAATTTATATTTTTTGGAATTTTGGCGATTTTTTTTGTAGGTTGTAGCGTTAAGGGCGACTTAAAATACGAGCCGATTGACAATTATTATGATGAAAATGAAAGCTATATCATCGATACGCAGTGGTATAAAAAATACAATCAGCCATATTTAAACGAACTTGTAGATTTGGCTTTGCAAAATAATTACGATTTAAAAACAGCAGCCCTAAATATCGCCACGGCGTATGCAAATTTAGGTTTAAGTGAAGCTGATTTATTTCCGACAATAAACGGAAGTTTGGGAGCTAGTGCTAGTAGAAATGTCGCCCATAGCGATGATTTTAGCAAGTCGTATCGCGGTGGGCTAAGTGCTAGTTATGAGCTTGATATTTACGGCAAAATTCGTGCTAGTGTAAATTCTAGTCAGTGGAGTGCGATTTCTAGCGAATACACTTATGATGATTTAAGGCTAAGCATTATAAATTCGGTTGTTGGTGGTTATTTTCAAATGCTTTATTTAAATGACGCACTTAAATTTACGCAGCAAAATTTGAAAAATTATGCCGAGCTAAAAGATATAGTCAAAGCCAAATATGACTACGGCAGGGGCGAATTTATCGATGTCGAGCAAATGCAAATGAATATTTTAAGCCTAGAAAATAGGGTGCTAAATTTAAAAAGACAGATCGAAAATAATAGGCTTTTGCTCAGAAATTTGGTAATTCCTGATAGTGCGGAAGCAAATTTAGACAGAAGCGACAGCAAGGTTTTGGTGCCGAATTCGCAAACTGCCCTAAATTCGACAAAATCGCCTTATAGCGTGGCAGGAGATAGATATTTGCAAATTTTAGAATTTGAAAAAAATCTAAATTCGATTAACAGCGTTAAATTTTTAGGCGTGGATTTAGAAGTGCCGTTTTTAGCACTTTCAAATCGCCCCGATGTGCGAACTGCCTTAGCAAATTTAAACTCAGGCTTTTATAATTATAAAGTTTCAAAGCTAAATTTTTTCCCGTCAATCACGCTTGGGGCTGGACTTAGTGGAAGCGGCGCAGAAGTAAATGACGCTTTTGACTTAAAGCTTTTTAACGGCACGCTTAGTGTGAGTTTGCCGTTTTTGGACTATCCAAGGCTAAAACAAAGGTTAAAAATTTCAGAACTTGCATTTGAAAAATCTCGCACTGCGTATGAAAAAACGCTTTCAAATGCAGCAAACGAAGTGCGAAATTTATACGAACTTTATGGCTTGGAGCTAAAAACGCTTGAAAATGCCGAAAAAACCTATAAATCACAAGCACAAATTGCTGAAATTTATCGCACCAAATATGACGCAGGGGCTATCGAATTTAGAGATTTTATAAATGCCCAAACAAGTCGTGTAAATTCGATGATAGATATGCTTTCACAGCGTTATAATGTCCTAAACACCGAAATCGCAATCTATAAAGCAATGGCTGGAAAATTTAGCGCAAAATAG
- a CDS encoding MacB family efflux pump subunit has translation MIKLENINKIFTLGENKVHVLKDINLHIKKGEFISIIGQSGSGKSTLMNIIGCLDTPSSGSYFIDGKDVAKFSSDDLANLRSKKFGFVFQRYNLIATMSAAANVALPAIYAGMSAEIRDKRAVELLSGLELGDKTQSYPNKLSGGQQQRVSIARALMNGGEIILADEPTGALDSKSGETVMQILCDLHKQGHTIIIVTHDKNIAEHADRIIEIKDGEILSDRKKSENIYELKKEKVGEKNALFAYKDQFLESFKMSVSAIFSHKLRSMLTMLGIIIGIASVICVVALGNGSQEKILASIKSIGTNTITVQAGRSFGDMRAGFVSTLTISDSNALARQPYIDYSTPNVNSSGTLTYANFNSRTEVRGGGEHSLSVSGIEIESGRNFSAEDIESSASVVVIDQNTKKQFFKNENPLSKTITFAGKPLRIIGVAADEKNAFGVSESLRIYVPYSTLINKISGNRRINSITVKVKDDVDPQMAEESITQLLMQRHGTRDFHTRNSDTIRQTVESTTGTMKILISSIAVISLIVGGIGVMNIMLVSVTERTREIGIAMAIGAKESNILQQFLIEAILLCSLGGFIGILLALTLGYGFNSISSDFTMKFTTAPFVIAFVVSSAIGIIFGYLPARNASKLNPIDALAQE, from the coding sequence ATGATAAAGCTAGAAAATATAAATAAAATTTTCACACTCGGTGAGAATAAAGTCCATGTCCTAAAAGATATAAATTTGCATATAAAAAAAGGCGAATTTATTTCTATCATCGGGCAGTCAGGCTCTGGCAAATCGACACTTATGAATATAATCGGTTGTCTTGATACGCCAAGTAGCGGCAGTTATTTTATTGACGGAAAAGATGTGGCTAAATTTAGTAGTGATGATCTAGCAAATTTACGGAGCAAAAAATTCGGTTTTGTTTTTCAACGCTATAATCTAATCGCAACTATGAGTGCGGCTGCAAATGTCGCACTTCCTGCCATTTATGCAGGTATGAGTGCAGAAATTAGAGATAAAAGAGCAGTAGAGCTTTTAAGCGGACTTGAACTTGGCGATAAAACGCAGAGCTATCCAAATAAACTAAGCGGCGGTCAGCAACAAAGAGTTAGTATCGCGCGCGCCCTTATGAACGGCGGAGAAATCATACTAGCAGATGAGCCAACCGGGGCACTTGATAGCAAAAGCGGCGAAACTGTTATGCAAATTTTGTGTGATTTGCATAAACAAGGTCATACAATCATAATTGTAACACATGATAAAAATATCGCTGAACACGCAGATCGCATAATCGAAATCAAAGACGGCGAAATTCTAAGCGACAGAAAAAAATCAGAAAACATTTACGAACTTAAAAAAGAAAAAGTAGGTGAAAAAAATGCTTTATTTGCCTACAAGGATCAATTTTTAGAGAGCTTTAAAATGTCTGTGAGTGCGATATTTTCGCATAAACTTCGCTCAATGCTAACTATGCTTGGTATTATTATCGGTATAGCTTCTGTTATCTGCGTTGTTGCCTTAGGTAATGGCTCACAAGAGAAAATTTTAGCTTCGATTAAGTCTATCGGAACAAATACGATCACCGTTCAAGCAGGAAGAAGTTTTGGAGATATGCGAGCAGGGTTTGTTAGCACTCTAACCATTTCTGATTCAAATGCTTTGGCAAGACAGCCGTATATTGATTATTCGACGCCAAATGTAAATTCAAGCGGAACGCTAACTTATGCAAATTTTAACTCTCGAACCGAAGTTAGGGGCGGTGGCGAACACTCGCTTTCTGTTAGCGGAATAGAAATAGAAAGCGGACGAAATTTTAGCGCAGAAGATATAGAAAGCTCTGCTTCTGTGGTCGTGATAGATCAAAATACGAAAAAGCAGTTTTTTAAAAATGAAAATCCGCTTAGCAAAACTATCACATTTGCAGGAAAACCGCTTCGCATTATCGGCGTTGCGGCTGATGAAAAAAATGCTTTTGGTGTAAGCGAGAGTTTGCGAATTTATGTGCCGTATTCGACTTTGATAAATAAAATTTCAGGCAATCGTAGGATAAATTCAATCACCGTAAAAGTAAAAGACGATGTTGATCCGCAAATGGCAGAAGAAAGCATTACTCAGCTTTTAATGCAAAGACACGGCACGAGAGATTTTCATACACGAAATTCAGACACTATAAGACAAACGGTCGAAAGCACAACAGGAACTATGAAAATTCTTATCTCATCGATTGCTGTGATTTCTCTTATTGTCGGCGGAATAGGCGTTATGAATATCATGCTTGTTAGCGTTACCGAACGCACACGCGAAATCGGCATAGCTATGGCAATAGGCGCAAAAGAATCAAATATCTTGCAACAATTTTTAATTGAAGCCATTTTGCTTTGCTCTCTTGGCGGATTTATCGGCATTTTGCTTGCACTTACGCTAGGATATGGATTTAACAGCATTAGCTCAGATTTTACGATGAAATTTACAACTGCACCTTTTGTGATTGCCTTTGTCGTTTCATCGGCTATCGGCATTATTTTTGGCTATTTACCGGCTAGAAATGCAAGTAAATTAAATCCGATTGATGCACTAGCACAGGAGTAA
- a CDS encoding efflux RND transporter periplasmic adaptor subunit, with protein MNKKIKFIIVLAILALFGYFVYSKFFVKVETPKVITTQLQKGDIRSIVSANGEVYARDLVDVGAQVSGQIKKLYVGVGDVVKKGDMIAEIDSVKQENEISRQRAQLLIHEANLAATEISAKNAKVKYNRELNLYNKKATSLEAVENAKNTAALQEANLKQIQAQIEQTKLALNTAETDLGYTKITAPIDGTIVSVPVEEGKTINANQSTPTIVKIADLTKMEIKMEVAEGDISKIKKGMKVEYTILSDLKNVKHSVISTIDPGLTTLSDGSYGNSNSASSSNSAKYFYVKVLVENDDDFLKIGMTTENSIITIEKENTSYLPTSALKRDKQGDFVYVLKGAKTEKIYVKTGASDDSNTEILEGLNDDDIIVLSGDIGGAKFASDGRGARSGTPPMRF; from the coding sequence ATGAATAAAAAGATTAAATTTATCATTGTTTTAGCTATTTTAGCGTTATTTGGATACTTTGTTTATTCTAAATTTTTTGTTAAAGTTGAGACTCCAAAGGTTATTACAACACAGCTTCAAAAAGGCGACATACGAAGCATAGTCAGTGCTAACGGCGAAGTTTATGCTAGGGATTTGGTCGATGTCGGTGCACAAGTCAGCGGTCAGATTAAAAAACTTTATGTCGGAGTAGGCGATGTCGTCAAAAAAGGCGATATGATAGCCGAAATTGATTCTGTTAAACAAGAAAATGAGATTTCAAGACAAAGAGCGCAACTTTTGATACATGAAGCAAATTTGGCTGCAACTGAGATTTCTGCCAAAAATGCCAAAGTTAAATACAATCGTGAGTTAAATTTGTATAATAAAAAAGCAACTTCGCTTGAAGCTGTGGAAAATGCTAAAAATACAGCCGCTTTGCAAGAAGCAAATTTAAAGCAAATTCAGGCGCAAATCGAGCAAACTAAGCTTGCCTTAAATACCGCAGAAACCGATCTTGGCTATACTAAAATAACCGCTCCAATCGACGGCACGATAGTTTCGGTTCCTGTTGAAGAGGGAAAAACGATAAATGCAAACCAAAGCACTCCGACAATCGTAAAGATTGCTGATTTAACAAAAATGGAGATTAAAATGGAAGTCGCAGAAGGCGATATTTCAAAAATAAAAAAAGGCATGAAGGTCGAATATACAATCCTTTCGGATTTAAAAAATGTAAAACACTCGGTAATTTCTACTATTGATCCGGGTCTTACTACGCTAAGTGACGGAAGTTATGGAAATTCAAATTCGGCAAGTTCAAGCAACAGCGCTAAATATTTTTATGTAAAAGTTTTGGTTGAAAATGACGACGATTTCCTAAAAATCGGTATGACAACAGAAAATTCAATCATCACAATAGAAAAAGAAAATACTTCATATCTGCCGACCTCTGCATTAAAAAGAGACAAACAGGGCGATTTTGTTTATGTATTAAAAGGTGCAAAAACCGAAAAAATTTATGTTAAAACCGGTGCTAGTGATGATTCGAATACCGAAATTTTGGAAGGTTTAAACGATGATGATATTATCGTTTTAAGCGGTGATATAGGCGGAGCTAAATTCGCAAGTGACGGACGGGGTGCCAGGAGTGGAACACCGCCGATGAGATTTTAA
- the glmU gene encoding bifunctional UDP-N-acetylglucosamine diphosphorylase/glucosamine-1-phosphate N-acetyltransferase GlmU — translation MSNLEVIILAAGFGTRMKSSKSKVLFKLCGREMICHILQKSYEITDNVSVILSHQFDEIKEIILKNFPNTKIYKQDIEKFPGTAGALRDVEFNAKKTLIVCGDMPLIKTAELLRLSSGEADINLSVFEAKNPYGYGRVIIKNGEIQKIVEQKDANESEKAVNSVNAGCYCFKTEVLKQILPMIKNENSQKEFYLTDTIEIAKNMGLKCNAVMVDEQNFMGINDKFALSIAENIMQDEIKENLMKQGVLMRLPHTIYIDCNAKFIGECELQENVSIIGNCVIENSIIKSSSVIESSVIKNSDIGPMAHIRPDCEICGTHIGNFVELKKAKVNDIKAGHLSYLGDCEIDSGTNIGCGTITCNYDGKKKYKTIIGKNVFIGSDTQLVAPVKIEDDVLIAAGTTVTSDVPKGSLAISRTKQENKKEFFYKFFRSE, via the coding sequence ATGAGTAATTTAGAAGTAATAATTTTAGCTGCGGGTTTTGGAACTCGTATGAAATCAAGCAAATCAAAGGTTTTATTTAAACTTTGTGGCAGGGAAATGATTTGTCATATTTTGCAAAAATCGTATGAAATCACGGATAATGTTAGCGTTATTTTATCTCATCAATTTGACGAAATCAAAGAGATAATCTTAAAAAATTTTCCAAATACAAAAATTTACAAACAAGATATTGAGAAATTTCCCGGCACCGCAGGAGCGTTAAGAGATGTCGAATTTAACGCAAAAAAAACCTTAATCGTATGTGGCGATATGCCATTAATCAAAACGGCTGAACTTTTAAGGCTTTCTAGTGGGGAAGCTGACATAAATTTAAGCGTTTTTGAAGCGAAAAATCCTTACGGATACGGACGGGTTATCATAAAAAACGGCGAAATCCAAAAAATCGTCGAACAAAAAGACGCAAACGAGAGCGAAAAAGCTGTAAATTCGGTAAATGCGGGTTGCTACTGCTTTAAAACCGAAGTTTTAAAGCAAATTTTACCTATGATTAAAAATGAAAATTCGCAAAAAGAGTTTTATCTGACCGATACGATTGAGATTGCCAAAAATATGGGCTTAAAATGCAACGCCGTAATGGTCGATGAGCAAAATTTTATGGGGATAAACGATAAATTTGCACTTTCTATCGCAGAAAATATCATGCAAGATGAAATCAAAGAAAATTTGATGAAACAAGGTGTCTTAATGCGACTTCCGCATACGATTTATATCGATTGTAACGCCAAATTTATCGGCGAGTGCGAGTTGCAAGAAAATGTCAGCATTATCGGAAATTGCGTTATCGAAAATAGCATTATAAAAAGTAGTAGCGTTATCGAAAGTAGCGTTATAAAAAATTCAGACATAGGCCCTATGGCGCATATTCGCCCTGATTGCGAAATTTGTGGCACTCATATCGGAAATTTTGTAGAACTAAAAAAAGCCAAAGTAAATGATATAAAAGCAGGACATTTAAGCTATTTGGGAGATTGCGAGATTGATAGCGGTACAAATATCGGCTGTGGCACGATTACTTGCAATTATGATGGAAAGAAAAAATATAAAACTATCATTGGTAAAAATGTATTTATCGGTTCAGATACCCAACTCGTCGCGCCTGTAAAAATCGAAGACGATGTCCTAATCGCAGCAGGAACGACGGTAACTAGCGATGTGCCAAAGGGAAGTTTGGCGATTTCAAGAACAAAACAAGAAAATAAAAAAGAGTTTTTTTATAAATTTTTTAGGAGTGAATAA
- the coaBC gene encoding bifunctional phosphopantothenoylcysteine decarboxylase/phosphopantothenate--cysteine ligase CoaBC, whose protein sequence is MAKKKVLLAVCGSISFYKSFEILSRLKKENFDVYVMLSEGALKFVNYKAYEALCDHPVLCSQTEDWQEGVNHIEYAKVDLVLIAPASVNTINKLAWGVCDNVFMQTLIATKAQLIIAPAANTKMLENPITKNCIEILKTKTNAILIDPVEKTLACGEFGKGALPEPKMIVSEVKRAIYEDKFYKNKLVVITGGPTIEKIDNVRGITNFSSGKLAKALADAFYYLGAEVILISSIEYDELPYKLVKFESSIGLKSALESTKFRENSYLIMAAAVSDYIPKVRYKEKMKKEEIGEIWNLRLGLNDDIISSFRAMGVKKIGFKLETDKESALNGAKKMLNEKGLDAVCLNVLDDVVKFGGDVTRITYITKTGETEIKTATKNEVAFQIAKLTKSL, encoded by the coding sequence ATGGCAAAAAAGAAGGTTTTACTGGCAGTTTGCGGAAGTATTAGTTTTTATAAATCTTTTGAAATTCTTTCAAGGCTAAAAAAAGAAAATTTCGATGTTTATGTTATGCTTAGCGAAGGAGCTTTGAAATTTGTTAATTACAAAGCTTACGAGGCACTTTGCGATCACCCTGTACTTTGTTCTCAAACGGAAGATTGGCAAGAGGGCGTAAATCATATAGAATATGCCAAAGTTGATTTGGTGTTAATCGCTCCTGCTAGTGTAAATACTATAAATAAGCTTGCTTGGGGCGTTTGTGATAATGTCTTTATGCAAACCCTAATCGCGACAAAAGCGCAACTCATCATCGCACCTGCCGCAAATACAAAAATGCTTGAAAATCCTATCACAAAAAATTGTATTGAGATTTTAAAAACCAAAACAAATGCGATTCTTATAGATCCTGTTGAAAAAACTTTGGCGTGTGGCGAATTTGGAAAAGGTGCATTGCCTGAACCTAAGATGATTGTTAGCGAAGTCAAACGAGCTATTTATGAAGATAAATTTTATAAAAACAAACTTGTCGTCATTACCGGTGGTCCTACAATCGAAAAAATCGACAATGTGCGCGGTATAACAAATTTTTCAAGCGGAAAATTAGCAAAAGCCTTGGCCGATGCATTTTATTATTTGGGTGCAGAAGTTATTTTAATTTCTAGTATCGAATACGACGAACTTCCATACAAACTTGTCAAATTTGAAAGCTCGATTGGTTTAAAAAGTGCGTTAGAAAGCACCAAATTTAGAGAAAATTCATACTTGATAATGGCAGCAGCCGTAAGTGATTATATTCCAAAGGTTCGCTATAAAGAAAAAATGAAAAAAGAAGAAATCGGCGAAATTTGGAATTTAAGGCTTGGTTTAAATGACGATATTATCAGCAGTTTTAGAGCAATGGGAGTTAAAAAAATAGGCTTTAAGCTTGAAACTGACAAAGAAAGCGCATTAAACGGCGCTAAAAAAATGCTAAATGAAAAAGGGCTTGATGCGGTTTGTTTAAATGTCTTAGACGATGTGGTTAAATTTGGCGGCGATGTTACTCGCATAACCTATATAACCAAAACAGGTGAAACCGAAATCAAAACTGCAACTAAAAATGAAGTAGCATTTCAAATCGCAAAACTTACAAAAAGCCTATAA